The Apium graveolens cultivar Ventura chromosome 11, ASM990537v1, whole genome shotgun sequence genome has a window encoding:
- the LOC141696736 gene encoding uncharacterized protein LOC141696736: MVFAAKRRSTSAEFEALFRKTDERERIVLQLAMERNNVDVVRLILLEDPAYQHGHEIKRNGLMRLIFKAIDNGYSEDIVKLLSQTYQIGLSPNHEDVLSLILSIKRRDEESVLHLLEGVRDLVTLTDDKGWTPLHYAVYHEFDSVLGAIIEAQENVGHQFVYGNMVPTPFHVAVECGYASTLVRLMQSWPTLSSASKDDYSPYTVVNKDDQNILHLAAADNRKEMVEGILKYCPEIFKEKILKQQDTNGNTPLHVLISHGCFIPELIKDEGLDTLAKNKKNFTPWEMLYSKNDVVADQVHIKIAIDDYLTNQSAWNLGAKWTEKKKDIWKNIPESKRRMKDVIFKERENSLMAAKQVENKEKLERYKLRTNTQIIVTALITTVTFTVGFTMPGGLHQSGEVDEGLVLLSKKTAFNAFMVSDALALLLSTSALFFYFLESMTDDPLQESKLNAASTVLNIVSVVAMMLTFIAGTYLVLSQTPTLAITVCIIGSLFFVLIMILLVKIVYN; encoded by the exons ATGGTTTTTGCAGCCAAACGTCGGAGTACTAGTGCAGAATTTGAAGCATTATTTCGTAAAACGGACGAGAGGGAGAGAATTGTCTTACAACTAGCAATGGAGAGAAATAATGTGGACGTTGTTAGACTGATACTACTAGAAGATCCGGCCTATCAACATGGTCATGAAATTAAAAGAAATGGTCTCATGCGTTTGATCTTCAAAGCCATCGATAACGGGTATAGTGAAGATATTGTCAAATTACTCTCTCAAACCTACCAAATTGGACTCAGCCCTAATCATGAAGATGTGCTTTCTCTGATTCTTTCTATCAAAAGGCGTGATGAGG AATCTGTTTTACATCTCTTAGAAGGTGTGAGAGACCTTGTAACTCTTACAGATGATAAGGGGTGGACACCACTCCACTATGCTGTATATCATGAATTTGATTCAGTACTTGGTGCTATAATAGAAGCACAAGAAAATGTTGGACACCAATTTGTGTACGGAAATATGGTACCAACGCCATTTCATGTAGCAGTCGAATGTGGATATGCTTCCACACTAGTACGACTTATGCAATCATGGCCAACTTTGTCTTCTGCATCCAAAGATGATTACTCTCCATACACAGTTGTTAATAAAGATGATCAAAATATACTCCATTTGGCCGCAGCTGATAATAGAAAAGAGATGGTAGAAGGTATCTTGAAATATTGTCCAGAAATTTTTAAGGAGAAGATTTTGAAACAGCAAGATACCAATGGAAATACACCTCTCCATGTACTTATCTCCCATGGTTGTTTTATTCCGGAACTCATAAAAGACGAAGGACTTGATACACTGgcaaaaaacaagaaaaattttaCTCCTTGGGAAATGCTGTATTCTAAAAATGATGTTGTTGCTGATCAG GTGCATATTAAAATTGCAATTGATGATTACCTGACTAATCAATCAGCTTGGAATCTTGGGGCTAAGTGGACGGAGAAGAAAAAGGATATTTGGAAAAATATCCCCGAAAGTAAACGAAGGATGAAAGATGTGATATTTAAGGAACGCGAAAATTCGTTGATGGCTGCAAAGCAGGTAGAAAATAAAGAAAAGCTAGAAAGGTATAAATTGAGGACCAACACCCAGATCATAGTTACTGCACTTATAACTACGGTAACTTTCACCGTAGGATTCACTATGCCTGGTGGTCTCCATCAAAGTGGAGAGGTTGACGAAGGATTGGTGTTACTTTCAAAGAAGACAGCTTTTAATGCATTTATGGTATCTGATGCATTAGCTCTACTACTATCAACATCTGCTTTGTTTTTCTATTTTCTTGAATCAATGACTGACGATCCACTTCAAGAGTCCAAACTCAATGCTGCATCGACTGTGCTCAACATAGTTTCTGTTGTGGCTATGATGTTGACTTTTATTGCAGGAACCTATTTGGTGTTGTCACAGACACCGACCCTTGCCATTACTGTTTGCATCATCGGTTCTCTCTTCTTCGTTCTTATCATGATTCTATTGGTCAAGATAGTATATAATTGA
- the LOC141696843 gene encoding uncharacterized protein LOC141696843 isoform X2: protein MDHLDVLYDAAIARGDAEAITELVMEADKLNRYGRSILHTESKNGNTERVRFILKEFANKNLLEKLTYCKETALHWAIYGGHTKVAEVLIEAARRHLPEISFQSFLRQGDQDNDTALHCAVMYGHVAIVKLLVEADPTDTHKQNYSGKTPMYIAVEKGLNDIVEIILTTCTTPSLDGPNGSTVLRINNFDQVKSHGGTIYKVMDRNALYDAAIAGNADAIAKLEMEADMLNCHHETILQVESKYGNTKHVRFILRELANKNLLEKFTQNGFTALQLAIDGQHTEVAEVIIDAARRHLSGTSCQAFLRHGDKDMDTALHAAVRGGYVAIVKLLVEADPTDTHSQNKLGETPIYIAVEKGYPDVVKVICTTCTSPLNFDGPGGITALHAAVRNGNNGIEVVEVLIDAARLLLSSDANPVSSFQAFLRRVDGVWNTALHGAVIKGQMDVVKLLVEADPTHRHYQNLDGKTPIYIAAEKGYTNIVKVICTTCTAPLNFEGPDGITALHAAVKYRNKDITYDINYNFKLISGSQDVLHNNQCRF, encoded by the exons ATGGATCACTTAGATGTTTTGTATGATGCTGCCATTGCCCGAGGAGATGCTGAAGCCATAACTGAACTGGTGATGGAAGCGGATAAACTGAACAGATATGGTAGAAGTATCCTTCATACTGAATCCAAAAATGGAAATACTGAACGGGTGCGATTCATTTTAAAGGAGTTTGCAAACAAAAATCTTTTGGAAAAGCTTACTTATTGTAAAGAAACTGCGCTTCACTGGGCAATATACGGTGGACATACTAAAGTGGCCGAGGTCCTCATTGAAGCAGCTAGACGACATTTGCCTGAAATTTCCTTTCAATCTTTTCTTAGGCAAGGTGATCAAGATAATGACACCGCGTTACATTGTGCAGTCATGTATGGTCATGTAGCAATTGTTAAGCTATTAGTAGAGGCTGACCCTACTGATACACATAAACAAAACTATAGTGGTAAAACACCAATGTACATAGCTGTGGAAAAAGGGTTGAATGATATAGTAGAGATAATCCTTACAACTTGCACAACTCCATCTTTGGACGGACCTAATGGTAGTACTGTTCTGCGTATTAACAATTTCGACCAAG TTAAGAGCCATGGTGGAACAATCTACAAAGTTATGGATAGAAATGCTTTGTATGATGCTGCTATTGCCGGAAATGCTGATGCTATAGCTAAATTGGAGATGGAAGCAGACATGCTCAACTGTCATCATGAAACTATCCTTCAGGTTGAATCCAAATATGGAAACACTAAACATGTGCGATTCATTTTGAGGGAATTAGCAAACAAAAATCTTTTGGAAAAGTTTACTCAAAATGGATTTACTGCACTTCAATTGGCAATAGATGGGCAACATACCGAAGTGGCTGAGGTCATCATTGATGCAGCTAGACGACATTTGTCCGGAACTTCCTGTCAAGCTTTTCTTAGGCATGGTGATAAAGATATGGACACCGCCTTACATGCAGCAGTCAGGGGAGGTTATGTAGCAATTGTTAAGCTATTAGTAGAGGCCGACCCTACTGATACCCATAGTCAAAACAAACTAGGTGAAACACCAATTTACATAGCTGTGGAAAAAGGGTATCCGGATGTAGTGAAGGTGATCTGTACAACTTGCACATCTCCATTAAATTTTGATGGCCCCGGTGGTATTACTGCTTTACATGCTGCTGTTAGGAATGGTAACAATGGCATTGAAGTGGTTGAGGTCCTTATTGATGCAGCTAGACTTCTGCTTTCTTCTGATGCCAATCCAGTTAGTTCTTTTCAAGCTTTTCTTAGGAGAGTTGATGGGGTTTGGAACACTGCCTTACATGGAGCAGTTATAAAAGGTCAGATGGATGTTGTTAAGTTATTAGTAGAGGCCGACCCAACTCACAGACATTACCAAAATCTTGATGGTAAAACACCAATCTACATAGCTGCGGAAAAAGGGTATACTAATATAGTGAAGGTGATCTGTACAACTTGCACAGCTCCATTAAATTTTGAAGGTCCTGATGGTATTACTGCCTTGCATGCTGCTGTTAAGTATCGCAACAAAG ATATAACATACGACATTAATTACAACTTCAAACTAATTAGCGGTAGCCAGGACGTTTTACATAACAACCAGTGTAGATTTTAA
- the LOC141696843 gene encoding uncharacterized protein LOC141696843 isoform X1 gives MDHLDVLYDAAIARGDAEAITELVMEADKLNRYGRSILHTESKNGNTERVRFILKEFANKNLLEKLTYCKETALHWAIYGGHTKVAEVLIEAARRHLPEISFQSFLRQGDQDNDTALHCAVMYGHVAIVKLLVEADPTDTHKQNYSGKTPMYIAVEKGLNDIVEIILTTCTTPSLDGPNGSTVLRINNFDQVKSHGGTIYKVMDRNALYDAAIAGNADAIAKLEMEADMLNCHHETILQVESKYGNTKHVRFILRELANKNLLEKFTQNGFTALQLAIDGQHTEVAEVIIDAARRHLSGTSCQAFLRHGDKDMDTALHAAVRGGYVAIVKLLVEADPTDTHSQNKLGETPIYIAVEKGYPDVVKVICTTCTSPLNFDGPGGITALHAAVRNGNNGIEVVEVLIDAARLLLSSDANPVSSFQAFLRRVDGVWNTALHGAVIKGQMDVVKLLVEADPTHRHYQNLDGKTPIYIAAEKGYTNIVKVICTTCTAPLNFEGPDGITALHAAVKYRNKDSVLCLLRYAKHLVTSEKNGWTAPHWACYHEFDSVLDAIIEAQKDLGYQFVYPNIVETPFHVAARKGYTSTMIRLLQLWPASSSAYIAINSNGQNILHVAAAENKKEMIQAILKYCPEMFKEKLLKQ, from the exons ATGGATCACTTAGATGTTTTGTATGATGCTGCCATTGCCCGAGGAGATGCTGAAGCCATAACTGAACTGGTGATGGAAGCGGATAAACTGAACAGATATGGTAGAAGTATCCTTCATACTGAATCCAAAAATGGAAATACTGAACGGGTGCGATTCATTTTAAAGGAGTTTGCAAACAAAAATCTTTTGGAAAAGCTTACTTATTGTAAAGAAACTGCGCTTCACTGGGCAATATACGGTGGACATACTAAAGTGGCCGAGGTCCTCATTGAAGCAGCTAGACGACATTTGCCTGAAATTTCCTTTCAATCTTTTCTTAGGCAAGGTGATCAAGATAATGACACCGCGTTACATTGTGCAGTCATGTATGGTCATGTAGCAATTGTTAAGCTATTAGTAGAGGCTGACCCTACTGATACACATAAACAAAACTATAGTGGTAAAACACCAATGTACATAGCTGTGGAAAAAGGGTTGAATGATATAGTAGAGATAATCCTTACAACTTGCACAACTCCATCTTTGGACGGACCTAATGGTAGTACTGTTCTGCGTATTAACAATTTCGACCAAG TTAAGAGCCATGGTGGAACAATCTACAAAGTTATGGATAGAAATGCTTTGTATGATGCTGCTATTGCCGGAAATGCTGATGCTATAGCTAAATTGGAGATGGAAGCAGACATGCTCAACTGTCATCATGAAACTATCCTTCAGGTTGAATCCAAATATGGAAACACTAAACATGTGCGATTCATTTTGAGGGAATTAGCAAACAAAAATCTTTTGGAAAAGTTTACTCAAAATGGATTTACTGCACTTCAATTGGCAATAGATGGGCAACATACCGAAGTGGCTGAGGTCATCATTGATGCAGCTAGACGACATTTGTCCGGAACTTCCTGTCAAGCTTTTCTTAGGCATGGTGATAAAGATATGGACACCGCCTTACATGCAGCAGTCAGGGGAGGTTATGTAGCAATTGTTAAGCTATTAGTAGAGGCCGACCCTACTGATACCCATAGTCAAAACAAACTAGGTGAAACACCAATTTACATAGCTGTGGAAAAAGGGTATCCGGATGTAGTGAAGGTGATCTGTACAACTTGCACATCTCCATTAAATTTTGATGGCCCCGGTGGTATTACTGCTTTACATGCTGCTGTTAGGAATGGTAACAATGGCATTGAAGTGGTTGAGGTCCTTATTGATGCAGCTAGACTTCTGCTTTCTTCTGATGCCAATCCAGTTAGTTCTTTTCAAGCTTTTCTTAGGAGAGTTGATGGGGTTTGGAACACTGCCTTACATGGAGCAGTTATAAAAGGTCAGATGGATGTTGTTAAGTTATTAGTAGAGGCCGACCCAACTCACAGACATTACCAAAATCTTGATGGTAAAACACCAATCTACATAGCTGCGGAAAAAGGGTATACTAATATAGTGAAGGTGATCTGTACAACTTGCACAGCTCCATTAAATTTTGAAGGTCCTGATGGTATTACTGCCTTGCATGCTGCTGTTAAGTATCGCAACAAAG ACTCGGTTCTATGTCTCTTGAGATATGCCAAACACCTTGTAACTTCTGAAAAGAATGGATGGACAGCACCACACTGGGCCTGTTATCATGAATTTGATTCAGTACTTGATGCCATAATAGAAGCGCAAAAAGATTTGGGGTACCAATTTGTTTACCCAAATATAGTGGAAACACCATTTCATGTAGCTGCGCGAAAAGGATATACTTCTACTATGATAAGACTCTTGCAACTATGGCCAGCTTCCTCTTCTGCATACATTGCTATTAATAGTAATGGTCAAAATATACTTCATGTGGCAGCAGCCgaaaataaaaaggaaatgaTACAAGCTATATTAAAGTACTGTCCAGAAATGTTCAAGGAGAAGCTTTTGAAACAATAA